The Megalobrama amblycephala isolate DHTTF-2021 linkage group LG13, ASM1881202v1, whole genome shotgun sequence genome contains a region encoding:
- the ttc29 gene encoding tetratricopeptide repeat protein 29, which produces MSSAVSGSRTPLLPDINNPQKHRKTPTSNVKSLREWIKDPIIYPAGEKTQIPSEHEIAQFRKTLHHNVCVGMLSEGFHRSFAELFALLQRWEEAEEHPHKLQTLQQHLTRTETAERAGQYGEVYENHLFLARYFAEPEDRWLKHHFFQLALHSARKFKMDCGKREAEANLHLGQVYLEKGQLELAQEHFEAFYHLTMGRSWQDTSSRMHHSRSCEELQRVYTLLAQRLLQDQHYADAIKMLTKAYEMAKESEDRGSEGEAAYQLGLAYQSTGDQKTAKQFFSMYLEISTTLENTDSLGRSYEAIAKSLESEGKLTEATEYLEKFAEISLNSKQDRNLEKAYMCLGTILNSGKQYDGACVHFERAYEIACNLASVPRLQKAQVCAGSARALSMMQTYHTLIVTPGRQNIKKIISWKERREDNFSATS; this is translated from the exons ATGTCTTCAGCAGTGAGTGGCTCGAGGACTCCTCTCCTCCCAGACATCAATAATCCCCAAAAACACAGGAAAACGCCAACATCTAACGTTAA gTCCCTCCGGGAATGGATAAAGGATCCCATCATCTATCCTGCTGGAGAGAAAACACAAATCCCCTCCGAGCACGAAATAGCACA ATTCAGGAAGACTTTGCATCATAATGTCTGTGTGGGGATGCTGAGCGAGGGCTTTCACCGCTCGTTTGCGGAGCTTTTTGCGCTGCTGCAGCGTTGGGAAGAAGCGGAGGAACATCCGCACAAACTACAGACGCTACAGCAGCACCTCACCCGGACTGAGACCGCAGAAAGAGCCG GACAGTATGGAGAGGTGTATGAGAACCACTTGTTTTTGGCCAGGTATTTCGCTGAGCCAGAAGACAGATGGTTGAAGCATCATTTCTTTCAGCTGGCCCTCCATTCAGCTCGCAAATtcaaaatggactgtggcaaaagAGAGGCTGAGGCCAACTTacacctgggccaagtttattTAGAGAAGG GTCAGCTTGAGCTAGCACAAGAGCATTTTGAGGCGTTTTACCACCTGACCATGGGCCGGTCATGGCAGGACACCAGCAGCCGCATGCATCACTCACGCTCATGTGAGGAGCTCCAGAGGGTGTATACACTGCTGGCACAGAGACTGCTTCAGGACCAACACTATGCAGACGCCATTAAGATGCTCACCAAGGCCTACGAGATGGCTAAAGAGT CGGAGGACCGAGGATCAGAAGGAGAGGCAGCCTATCAACTGGGCCTGGCGTATCAGAGCACAGGAGACCAGAAGACCGCTAAACAG TTTTTCAGCATGTATTTGGAGATCTCCACAACACTTGAAAATACAGACAGCCTGGGTAGATCATATGAAGCCATTGCCAAATCTCTGGAGAG TGAAGGCAAATTAACAGAAGCAACAGAATATTTGGAAAAGTTTGCTGAGATTTCTCTAAACAGCAAACAGGACAGAAACCTCGAGAAAGCCTACATGTGCCTCGGAACCATCCTCAACTCTGGA AAGCAATATGATGGCGCTTGTGTACATTTTGAACGTGCATATGAGATTGCATGTAATCTGGCATCAGTGCCCAGGCTGCAGAAGGCTCAGGTGTGTGCGGGCAGTGCCCGTGCGCTCAGCATGATGCAGACCTATCACACGCTCATAGTGACCCCTGGACGCCAGAACATCAAGAAAATCATCAGCTGGAAGGAGAGAAGAGAGGATAACTTCAGTGCTACATCAT AG